One genomic window of Dama dama isolate Ldn47 chromosome 7, ASM3311817v1, whole genome shotgun sequence includes the following:
- the LOC133059275 gene encoding olfactory receptor 12D3-like has translation MENVTTVNEFLLLELTSTQELQPVLFMTLLIIYMIDLFGNGSILVVVITEPRLYTPMYFFLGNLSCLDICYSSVTLPILMANLLSAHKAISFLGCITQLHFFHFLGCTESILLAIMGFDRFVAICYPLRYSVIMNLTVCILLAAMAWITSFFYALTHSVMTARLNFCHSLKLNHFFCDVKPLLELACGDIRLNQWLIFIVTGSLAMAACFLTFLSYLYIISFLLLKNHTCRGLHKALSTCASHFMVVSLFYGTVGLTYISPTSATSVIQERYVAVIHTTVTSLLNPLIYTLRNKEVKLALSRVFGRKLKLPKENHWQY, from the coding sequence ATGGAGAACGTTACTACAGTGAATGAGTTTCTCCTGCTGGAACTGACCTCCACTCAGGAGCTGCAGCCTGTTCTCTTTATGACCCTCCTGATTATATACATGATCGACCTGTTTGGAAACGGGTCCATATTAGTGGTTGTCATCACGGAGCCAAGGCTCTACACCCCtatgtattttttcctgggaaatcttTCTTGTCTGGATATCTGCTATTCTTCAGTGACATTGCCCATACTAATGGCAAACCTCCTGTCTGCTCACAAGGCCATATCTTTCCTGGGCTGCATCACTCAGCTACACTTCTTCCACTTTTTGGGCTGCACTGAGTCCATCTTGCTGGCCATTATGGGTTTTGACCGATTTGTGGCCATCTGTTATCCACTTCGCTACTCTGTTATCATGAACCTTACAGTGTGTATTCTCTTGGCAGCCATGGCCTGGATCACCAGCTTCTTTTATGCTCTGACGCATTCTGTCATGACTGCACGTCTGAACTTTTGCCACTCTCTGAAACTCAATCACTTCTTTTGTGATGTGAAGCCCCTCTTGGAGTTGGCTTGTGGTGACATTCGGCTCAATCAGTGGCTCATTTTTATTGTCACTGGCAGCTTAGCTATGGCAGCATGCTTCCTCACTTTCCTCTCCTACTTGTATATCATCAGCTTCCTTCTGCTCAAGAACCATACCTGCCGTGGGCTCCACAAGGCTCTGTCCACATGTGCCTCCCATTTCATGGTGGTATCTCTGTTTTATGGAACTGTGGGGCTCACCTACATTTCCCCAACCTCTGCTACCTCTGTGATACAGGAGCGCTATGTGGCTGTCATACACACGACTGTCACTTCACTGCTGAATCCACTGATATACACCCTTAGGAATAAGGAAGTGAAGTTGGCTCTGAGCAGAGTCTTtgggaggaaactgaagctgccTAAAGAAAATCATTGGCAgtactag